A single genomic interval of Lacrimispora sphenoides JCM 1415 harbors:
- a CDS encoding branched-chain amino acid ABC transporter permease, protein MILYMNIFTQICITLVAVAGVYVLTGLTGMFSLGQAAFMAVGAYVSGIFVVKLGVPFPLACIAAVIIAVGIGFVVGIPTVRLRRDYISLVTLGFGEAITALLNRTTKLTGGASGFIGIPKKTTTLMAFTFAVIAILLVNWFKNSKYGRQCIAIRGDELAAKAMGINVPKIKITSFLLSVALTSFSGCLYAFYITYVDPSIFGWKKSADWVIMVFFGGVNSLTGSILGATILSGLPEVLRGLANYRSIIYAILVLLIINFKPSGLLGEYELADLLRRRKGRVKLQKEED, encoded by the coding sequence ATGATATTATACATGAATATTTTCACGCAGATATGTATTACGCTTGTTGCAGTTGCGGGCGTGTATGTTCTGACAGGACTTACGGGAATGTTCAGCCTTGGGCAGGCGGCATTCATGGCGGTTGGAGCTTATGTATCCGGTATTTTTGTCGTAAAACTGGGTGTCCCGTTTCCCCTTGCCTGTATCGCGGCTGTTATAATCGCGGTTGGTATTGGCTTTGTGGTGGGTATTCCAACCGTAAGGTTAAGACGGGATTACATATCCCTGGTTACACTTGGATTTGGAGAAGCGATTACCGCTCTGTTAAACAGAACGACAAAGCTTACAGGCGGCGCTTCCGGTTTCATCGGTATTCCGAAAAAAACCACAACGCTGATGGCATTCACGTTTGCAGTCATTGCAATCCTGCTGGTAAACTGGTTTAAAAACAGCAAATACGGACGCCAGTGCATTGCGATCCGGGGAGATGAGCTTGCGGCGAAGGCCATGGGAATCAATGTCCCAAAAATCAAAATCACATCGTTCCTATTGAGTGTTGCCCTTACCTCCTTCAGTGGCTGCCTGTATGCTTTCTATATTACATACGTGGATCCCAGCATTTTCGGCTGGAAGAAGAGCGCCGACTGGGTAATCATGGTTTTCTTCGGAGGCGTGAACAGTCTGACGGGATCAATCCTGGGAGCCACGATCTTAAGCGGTCTCCCGGAAGTGTTGAGAGGGCTTGCAAATTACAGAAGCATTATTTATGCAATCCTGGTATTGTTAATTATCAACTTTAAACCTTCGGGACTTTTAGGCGAGTATGAGCTTGCAGATTTGTTAAGAAGAAGAAAAGGCCGGGTAAAGCTGCAGAAGGAGGAAGACTGA
- a CDS encoding ABC transporter ATP-binding protein, translating to MSLLEVKNIYKSFGGVKAIQDFSIRADAGEIHGIIGPNGAGKTTIFNVISNVYTADQGTVMLDGKDVTRKEQYLVTREGMGRTFQNIRLFKGLTVLQNVMCAFDPQSKYSIIGGLFPTPKRKSEEKRGIELCEHYLEMVGMADYKNERPENLAYGMQRRIEIARALTCNPKVLLLDEPAAGLNPTEVQELTELISRLSKDIGFAILLIEHRLELVMTISHIIHVQNFGKTIAVGTPAEIQRNPEVIEAYLGKEEG from the coding sequence ATGAGCTTGCTGGAGGTTAAGAATATTTATAAAAGCTTTGGCGGTGTAAAGGCTATTCAGGATTTTTCTATCCGTGCAGATGCGGGAGAGATCCATGGAATTATAGGACCAAACGGAGCCGGAAAAACAACTATTTTCAATGTTATATCCAATGTATACACGGCGGATCAGGGAACGGTGATGTTAGATGGGAAGGATGTAACCAGAAAAGAACAATATCTCGTTACGAGAGAAGGAATGGGACGCACCTTTCAGAATATCCGCTTATTTAAGGGACTTACCGTATTGCAGAATGTTATGTGCGCATTTGATCCCCAGTCGAAGTATTCCATAATCGGAGGCCTTTTTCCAACACCGAAACGCAAAAGCGAGGAAAAGAGAGGAATTGAACTTTGCGAACATTACCTGGAAATGGTGGGAATGGCTGACTATAAGAATGAACGGCCGGAAAACCTGGCCTATGGCATGCAGCGCCGTATTGAGATCGCAAGGGCGCTGACCTGTAATCCAAAGGTACTGCTCTTAGATGAGCCGGCTGCCGGACTGAATCCTACAGAGGTCCAGGAATTGACGGAGTTGATTTCAAGACTTTCCAAAGATATTGGATTTGCAATTCTTTTGATAGAACACAGGCTGGAGCTGGTTATGACCATTTCACATATCATTCATGTCCAGAACTTCGGAAAGACGATTGCAGTGGGTACCCCTGCAGAAATCCAGAGAAATCCGGAAGTAATTGAGGCGTATCTTGGAAAGGAGGAGGGATAA
- the ilvD gene encoding dihydroxy-acid dehydratase, translating into MIRQWNEESMDHRNTLLYAMGISPEDAARPIIGLINSWNEMNPGHFPFKDVIAEMKEEIYKAGGLALELPITGVCDGICSNTPGDRYTLPARDLVSSEVETVAELNMLEGMIIMATCDKVVPGMIMGALRVDIPTVMLTGGYMAAGHYKGKMLTLTHTKQAYAAYIAGDMSEEDYKGIVRNACPTPGACPFMGTANTMCAMAEVLGLSPHGNASVRSQTPRWHEMAREAAEKIVEAVKEERRPSDFIEQKSFENVVRYMMATGGSTNSLLHIPALARQVKCDIVPETFDRISREVPVISTIYPNHPTYTMEEFDAAGGLGAVVKELAKAGKIDTAAGGMFGTIGDKAELVENNDMDVIHSVENPIHEQGGLAVLHGNIGTDSAIVKFSAVDPAAWKFSGPAKCYDSQDDAWNAILRDEIVAGDVVIIRYEGPKGSPGMPHMETFMAAVLGKGLGSRLALVSDGRFSGATGGLAIGHVSPEAYEGGNLALIKDGDMVYIDVEARMLTVDVTEAEFADRRKRFEPVHKPAKGWLNLYRKNCTSAHRGATVFWED; encoded by the coding sequence ATGATACGTCAGTGGAATGAAGAGTCTATGGATCATCGCAATACACTGCTTTATGCGATGGGAATATCGCCTGAGGATGCGGCCAGACCTATAATCGGCCTGATAAACTCATGGAATGAAATGAATCCGGGACATTTCCCCTTTAAAGATGTCATCGCAGAGATGAAGGAGGAAATCTATAAAGCCGGTGGACTTGCACTGGAACTTCCTATCACCGGTGTCTGTGACGGAATTTGCTCCAATACACCGGGTGACCGTTACACGCTTCCGGCCAGAGATCTGGTATCGAGTGAAGTGGAGACGGTTGCAGAATTAAACATGCTGGAAGGCATGATTATCATGGCAACCTGTGACAAAGTTGTTCCGGGTATGATCATGGGCGCTTTGAGGGTGGATATTCCAACCGTTATGCTTACAGGCGGATACATGGCGGCAGGTCATTATAAGGGGAAAATGCTGACTCTGACCCATACAAAGCAGGCTTATGCAGCCTACATTGCGGGTGATATGAGCGAAGAGGATTACAAAGGAATCGTGAGAAATGCCTGCCCGACTCCGGGAGCCTGCCCCTTTATGGGAACGGCTAATACCATGTGCGCCATGGCCGAAGTTCTTGGCCTTTCTCCTCACGGTAACGCAAGTGTCCGCAGCCAGACCCCCCGTTGGCATGAGATGGCAAGGGAAGCGGCTGAAAAGATTGTGGAGGCAGTAAAGGAAGAAAGACGGCCAAGTGATTTTATAGAACAAAAGAGCTTTGAGAACGTCGTACGCTATATGATGGCAACGGGAGGTTCTACCAACAGCCTGCTTCACATCCCGGCACTTGCACGTCAGGTAAAATGCGATATTGTCCCTGAAACCTTTGATAGAATCAGCCGTGAAGTGCCCGTTATCAGCACCATTTATCCCAACCATCCAACTTATACAATGGAAGAATTTGATGCGGCCGGAGGGCTTGGGGCTGTTGTGAAAGAACTTGCCAAAGCAGGGAAAATCGATACGGCAGCAGGCGGCATGTTCGGCACCATCGGCGATAAGGCGGAACTTGTTGAAAATAATGATATGGATGTGATTCATTCTGTGGAAAATCCCATCCATGAACAGGGTGGACTTGCCGTTCTTCATGGCAATATCGGAACGGACAGTGCGATTGTCAAATTCAGTGCGGTAGATCCGGCAGCATGGAAATTTTCAGGACCGGCCAAGTGTTACGATTCTCAGGACGATGCCTGGAATGCGATTTTAAGGGATGAAATTGTGGCCGGCGATGTTGTAATTATCCGGTATGAAGGACCGAAGGGCAGCCCGGGAATGCCCCATATGGAGACATTTATGGCAGCTGTTCTCGGAAAAGGACTTGGCAGCCGGCTTGCCCTTGTATCCGACGGCAGATTTTCGGGTGCAACCGGCGGTCTTGCAATCGGACATGTGAGTCCGGAGGCTTATGAGGGCGGAAACCTGGCTTTGATCAAAGACGGAGATATGGTTTATATCGATGTTGAGGCGAGGATGCTGACGGTAGATGTGACAGAAGCGGAATTTGCTGACAGAAGAAAACGTTTCGAACCCGTTCATAAACCGGCTAAGGGATGGTTAAATCTTTACCGCAAAAATTGTACCTCAGCACACCGTGGAGCAACTGTATTTTGGGAAGACTGA
- a CDS encoding LacI family DNA-binding transcriptional regulator → MTNIKVVAELAGVSATTVSRVLSGKSYVSDDTRMRVMDAIQKTGYSPNVMAKGLKMGRTNTIVLMLPDIQNLIFPMITRGVEDAARQKNYTVILCNTDENSGVEKDYISTMKSRLVDGFIVGSMLPNSIHIRNLRTEGFPLVLINRFYAKDEGKIDIVAIDNFKAAYNAVRYLIGSGHKKIALALGRENLYLYNERHRGYRAALEDHNIPYNENLVMREATGSSSFYSMTQALMNSENRPDAIFATSDPKAFVILHALHEMGIRIPKDVSVLSFDNVTLSGMVEPPLSTVAQPFYDIGVRATNNLIHQIQYKDEKGVLPQPLKELLETDLIIRASTR, encoded by the coding sequence ATGACAAATATTAAAGTGGTTGCAGAATTGGCAGGTGTTTCAGCGACAACCGTATCGAGAGTTTTAAGTGGAAAAAGTTATGTAAGTGATGACACAAGGATGCGTGTCATGGATGCCATCCAGAAAACAGGCTACAGCCCCAACGTCATGGCGAAAGGTCTGAAAATGGGCAGGACCAATACCATAGTCCTTATGCTTCCGGATATCCAGAACCTTATTTTTCCCATGATTACGCGGGGGGTCGAAGATGCGGCTAGACAAAAAAATTACACGGTAATTCTATGCAATACCGACGAAAACAGCGGTGTTGAAAAAGACTATATTTCTACTATGAAATCACGTCTGGTGGATGGGTTTATTGTAGGCTCCATGCTTCCAAACTCGATCCATATAAGAAACCTCCGCACAGAAGGATTCCCCCTTGTACTCATAAACCGCTTTTATGCCAAGGACGAGGGAAAAATAGATATTGTTGCCATAGATAACTTTAAAGCAGCCTATAATGCAGTCCGTTACCTGATCGGATCCGGACATAAAAAGATTGCTTTGGCGCTGGGGCGGGAGAACCTTTATTTGTATAATGAGCGTCATAGGGGTTACCGGGCGGCGCTTGAAGATCATAACATCCCTTATAATGAAAACCTGGTTATGAGGGAGGCGACAGGAAGCAGCAGCTTCTACAGCATGACACAGGCTTTGATGAACTCGGAAAACAGGCCGGATGCGATATTCGCAACCAGCGACCCGAAGGCATTTGTTATTCTTCATGCCCTTCATGAGATGGGGATCCGAATTCCGAAAGACGTTTCTGTACTCAGTTTTGACAATGTAACTCTTTCAGGGATGGTGGAGCCGCCGCTTTCCACTGTGGCACAGCCATTTTATGATATAGGTGTAAGGGCGACCAATAATCTGATTCATCAAATTCAATATAAAGATGAGAAGGGAGTGCTCCCCCAGCCTTTAAAAGAGCTGTTGGAGACAGATTTAATTATACGGGCTTCAACAAGATAG
- a CDS encoding sugar phosphate isomerase/epimerase family protein — protein sequence MSNHWGINLWNWENELGLKCVGLPEKAFKMGFTAVELPMTFPEIPKKLVDEIRSLDMEVSLCAALGAGRDLSNFDDTIRKNTIKYMTECLKSAEAVSAKVFAGPLYTGGGKKHRLSVDDEKKEWELAVTGIRKVSAIAKECGVRLALEPLNRYRTSVVNTAAQALKLVSDIGEENVGVHFDTYQAGIEEDSITDAFEAVLKEEKMYHFHACSNNRGVPGQGFFPWKDLWGLMQRYDYKGHITMETFAPGGFDAGWVQPQKSADEIAESGILYMKQHDWH from the coding sequence ATGAGCAACCACTGGGGAATTAATCTTTGGAATTGGGAGAATGAACTGGGACTTAAATGTGTAGGATTGCCAGAAAAAGCCTTTAAGATGGGATTTACGGCAGTGGAACTTCCTATGACTTTTCCTGAGATTCCGAAGAAACTTGTGGATGAAATCCGTTCCCTGGATATGGAAGTGAGCCTTTGCGCCGCACTTGGAGCTGGGCGTGATCTTTCCAATTTTGATGATACGATCCGGAAGAACACAATAAAATATATGACGGAATGTTTGAAATCGGCGGAAGCAGTTTCCGCAAAAGTATTTGCCGGCCCTCTTTATACGGGGGGAGGGAAGAAACACCGGCTGTCTGTGGATGATGAAAAAAAAGAGTGGGAGCTTGCAGTAACTGGTATCCGTAAAGTTTCTGCCATAGCAAAAGAATGCGGTGTGCGGCTTGCTCTTGAACCTTTAAACCGGTATCGGACCAGCGTTGTCAATACAGCAGCTCAGGCGTTAAAGCTTGTTTCCGATATTGGAGAGGAAAACGTAGGGGTACATTTTGATACATATCAGGCCGGAATTGAGGAAGACAGCATCACGGATGCGTTTGAAGCCGTGCTGAAGGAAGAAAAAATGTATCATTTTCATGCCTGCTCCAATAACAGAGGAGTTCCGGGTCAGGGATTCTTTCCGTGGAAGGATTTATGGGGGTTGATGCAAAGATACGATTATAAAGGGCATATCACAATGGAAACATTTGCGCCCGGCGGCTTTGACGCCGGTTGGGTTCAGCCACAAAAGAGTGCGGATGAGATTGCCGAATCTGGAATCCTCTATATGAAGCAGCATGACTGGCATTAA
- a CDS encoding NADH:flavin oxidoreductase: MASHEKFNFKTLNEVVEKVNSLGVNIKFSEDLSPLHAEVKVGKRIAPNAIAILPMEGCDSNPDGSPSELVERRYKRFAEGGAGLLWWEACAVVVEGRANPLQMMLTKENMPQFKAVVERCNQSAVARNGKKPLNILQLTHSGRYSRPEGHKGAPMVPQHDPVLDPRVGLAADAPVVTDEYLDNLTAHYVESAVLAKEAGFDGVDIKNCHRYLLSELIASHTREGKYGGSFENRSRFLRQTIRAVREAVGDDFIIACRFNVFDAHPYPYGFGCDQKDMWKFDPIEPMALVRMLVEEGVDLLSNSAGNPYYIYPQVTRPFDLSSMGVPTPDEHPLESMGRLFEFTRQIQKAAGDVPVVGNGYTWLRQFLSYAGAANLADGSCKFVGLGRSGFAYPDAPRDILLKGEMDPKQCCVTCSKCTQIMRDHGRTGCVIKDSEIYAGFYKEYREEASMREKSFQ, from the coding sequence ATGGCGTCACATGAAAAGTTTAATTTTAAAACATTAAATGAGGTTGTAGAAAAAGTAAATTCTCTTGGTGTAAATATAAAATTCAGCGAAGATTTATCTCCGCTTCATGCCGAGGTAAAGGTAGGAAAACGGATTGCACCCAATGCAATTGCAATTCTTCCAATGGAAGGCTGTGATTCAAATCCCGATGGTTCTCCTTCTGAGCTTGTTGAAAGAAGGTATAAGAGGTTTGCGGAAGGCGGAGCGGGATTACTTTGGTGGGAGGCTTGTGCGGTTGTCGTGGAAGGACGGGCCAATCCGCTCCAGATGATGCTGACCAAGGAGAATATGCCGCAGTTTAAGGCAGTTGTTGAGCGCTGCAATCAGTCGGCAGTTGCCCGAAATGGAAAAAAACCACTGAATATTTTACAGTTAACACACTCCGGCCGCTATTCCAGACCGGAAGGCCATAAGGGAGCACCTATGGTTCCCCAGCATGACCCTGTTCTGGATCCGAGAGTCGGGCTTGCGGCAGATGCACCTGTCGTGACCGATGAATATCTGGACAATTTAACGGCTCATTATGTAGAAAGTGCGGTTTTGGCAAAGGAAGCAGGTTTTGACGGTGTGGATATCAAAAATTGCCACCGGTATCTTTTGAGTGAGTTGATTGCCAGCCACACAAGAGAGGGAAAATACGGCGGAAGCTTTGAAAACAGGAGCCGGTTTCTTCGCCAGACAATCCGTGCCGTCCGGGAAGCTGTGGGCGATGACTTTATTATAGCCTGCCGTTTCAATGTATTTGACGCTCATCCTTATCCCTATGGCTTCGGCTGTGATCAGAAAGACATGTGGAAGTTTGATCCCATAGAGCCAATGGCTCTTGTACGGATGCTGGTGGAAGAGGGCGTTGATCTTTTAAGCAATTCTGCGGGAAATCCCTATTATATTTATCCTCAGGTAACAAGGCCTTTCGACTTATCCAGCATGGGAGTCCCCACTCCGGATGAACATCCCCTTGAAAGCATGGGCCGTCTGTTTGAGTTCACACGGCAGATTCAGAAAGCAGCAGGTGATGTCCCTGTTGTGGGAAATGGTTATACATGGCTGAGGCAGTTCCTTTCTTATGCAGGTGCGGCAAACCTGGCCGACGGAAGCTGTAAATTTGTGGGTCTGGGACGTTCCGGCTTTGCATATCCGGATGCCCCCCGGGATATTCTGCTGAAAGGAGAAATGGATCCGAAGCAGTGCTGCGTCACCTGTTCAAAATGCACTCAGATTATGAGAGACCATGGAAGAACCGGCTGCGTCATCAAAGACAGCGAAATCTACGCGGGCTTTTATAAGGAGTACAGAGAGGAAGCTTCCATGCGTGAGAAAAGTTTCCAATGA
- a CDS encoding zinc-dependent alcohol dehydrogenase, with protein sequence MSVKTSRIGKVIEPMKAIIGKRDIQSPKKGQVLIKIKSSAICGSDIHIFKGKHPSAPLPMTIGHEFSGDVVEIGEDVTNVSVGDRVTVEPCIVCGTCDACCHGDYGYCENISFTYRNGDGAMADYILVNEPYVYKLPEYLTYDTGALIEPLSVATHAVRRADIRLGETVLVIGAGAIGMLIASICKKSGAAEVIIADFSDERLAAAKKLGATITVNSGKTDLEDEIRRITNGKGVDKSFECVGLEASFLQAMMTLKKNGLATVIGIFENPQINIPASRFVTHEIKIQGAQGYCWDFPIALKVARELDLELLITHHFPLDDIQKALETCLDRKSGSIKVLLHP encoded by the coding sequence GTGAGTGTAAAAACCAGCAGAATTGGGAAAGTAATTGAGCCCATGAAAGCAATCATCGGGAAAAGGGATATTCAGTCTCCGAAAAAGGGTCAGGTTCTGATTAAAATTAAATCAAGTGCCATTTGCGGCAGTGATATCCACATTTTTAAAGGGAAACACCCTTCCGCCCCCCTTCCGATGACCATTGGACATGAATTTTCAGGAGATGTGGTTGAGATTGGAGAAGACGTTACCAATGTGTCTGTAGGAGACCGGGTAACGGTGGAGCCTTGTATTGTCTGCGGAACATGCGATGCCTGTTGTCATGGAGATTACGGATATTGTGAGAATATATCGTTTACATACAGAAATGGCGACGGAGCCATGGCTGACTATATTCTGGTCAATGAGCCGTATGTGTATAAGCTTCCTGAATACCTGACTTATGACACAGGTGCCCTGATTGAACCCTTGAGCGTGGCAACCCATGCGGTGCGCCGCGCAGATATCCGCCTTGGAGAGACAGTTCTAGTTATTGGAGCAGGCGCGATAGGAATGTTGATTGCGTCCATATGCAAAAAGAGCGGAGCTGCCGAAGTCATTATTGCGGATTTTTCTGATGAAAGGCTTGCAGCAGCGAAAAAGCTTGGCGCCACCATAACGGTTAATTCGGGAAAAACAGATCTGGAGGACGAGATACGCCGAATTACAAATGGAAAGGGTGTTGATAAGAGTTTCGAATGTGTTGGCCTGGAAGCATCATTTTTACAGGCGATGATGACGTTAAAAAAAAATGGCCTGGCCACTGTTATTGGAATCTTTGAGAATCCGCAGATCAATATTCCTGCAAGCAGATTTGTCACCCATGAAATTAAAATCCAGGGTGCTCAGGGATACTGCTGGGATTTCCCGATTGCACTTAAAGTTGCCAGAGAATTAGACCTTGAACTTCTGATCACCCATCATTTTCCTCTTGATGATATTCAGAAAGCTCTTGAAACTTGCCTTGATAGGAAATCGGGCAGTATTAAGGTCCTTTTACATCCTTAG
- a CDS encoding 3-ketoacyl-ACP reductase: MKKTAIVTGGSRGIGFAIAYQLGLDGYNVVIMATSAEDKNQENMNMLKAAGIEYTYVQGNIGDSKDRENLVRKTVEKYGAVHVLINNAGVAPNVRADLLEMSEESFDRVVGINTKGNMFLTQAVANQMLKQPVEGKKRGTIINISSCSAVVSSTNRGEYCVSKAGISMLTTLYADRLAGESIFVHEIRPGVIATDMTSTVQGKYDTLIERGAFPITRWGMPEDVANAVSVFCSDKFLYTTGNYIDVDGGFHIQRL; encoded by the coding sequence GTGAAAAAAACAGCGATTGTAACAGGAGGAAGCCGCGGCATTGGATTTGCCATTGCTTATCAGTTGGGCCTTGACGGCTACAATGTGGTCATCATGGCTACTTCTGCCGAAGATAAAAATCAGGAAAATATGAACATGCTTAAAGCTGCCGGGATTGAATATACTTATGTCCAGGGAAATATTGGAGATTCCAAAGACAGAGAGAATCTTGTCAGAAAAACGGTGGAGAAATACGGTGCTGTCCACGTACTTATCAATAATGCAGGTGTTGCGCCAAATGTAAGGGCGGATTTGCTGGAGATGTCAGAAGAAAGCTTTGACCGTGTTGTGGGTATCAATACAAAAGGAAATATGTTTCTGACACAGGCAGTTGCAAACCAGATGCTGAAACAGCCCGTAGAAGGGAAAAAGCGGGGAACCATCATCAATATTTCATCCTGCTCTGCCGTTGTATCCAGTACAAACCGCGGAGAGTACTGTGTTTCTAAAGCAGGCATATCTATGCTGACAACCCTTTATGCGGACCGTCTTGCAGGAGAAAGCATTTTTGTCCATGAGATCCGCCCGGGAGTGATTGCTACGGATATGACCAGTACGGTGCAGGGAAAGTATGACACACTTATTGAGCGGGGCGCATTCCCGATTACCAGGTGGGGGATGCCGGAGGACGTGGCCAATGCGGTCAGCGTTTTTTGCAGTGATAAATTCCTCTATACAACCGGAAATTATATTGATGTAGATGGAGGCTTTCATATCCAGAGGTTATAA
- a CDS encoding FAD-binding protein → MKLQMFNKVQLYQMNTVVVGTGAAGFNAADQLWALGQKDIAIVTDHVGAGTSRNTGSDKQTYYKLTLCGNDPDSVGDMAETLFSGQCMDGDIALCEAALSARCFLKLVNLGVNFPQNKWGEFVGYKTDHDPRCRATSVGPYTSKQMTECLEQAVREKNIKIFDRMQVIKILSDGERVYGLLCLNLSCPDDEERRFVLFSCKNIVFATGGPAGMYADSVYPAGHYGSSGLAFEAGAKGKNLTEWQYGIASIHPRWNVSGTYMQVLPRFFSTDENGNDEREFLMDFFENRDSMLSSIFLKGYQWPFDVRKLSGGSSIIDILVYMERSRGRRIFLDFRENPGREPVNFENLDQEAFEYLNRAGACYGTPIERLSHMNMPAVEFYLGRGVDLRTEPLEIAVCAQHNNGGLAADAWWHTDVEGLFAAGEVCGSHGVYRPGGSALNSGQVGSARAAQYIAARRQGEPDNTGESFEEIAGKAVYDAEKMVSQVTGKKDGRIAVRELWNRAAVRMSRFGAAIRNPEKIELAIKEVQEELSHLGDFAWVEGGKELWRAFRLRDMLISQFVYLSAMKDYVDHQGRSRGSALYTDLSGQKPDPRLLEEFTFCLDDGSSAGLIQEASYRNGKVQFEWRKVRTIPEDDNFFENVWRQFRENQNIY, encoded by the coding sequence ATGAAACTACAGATGTTTAATAAAGTACAGTTGTATCAGATGAACACGGTTGTCGTGGGAACCGGAGCAGCCGGATTTAATGCGGCAGATCAGCTGTGGGCTTTAGGCCAGAAAGATATTGCGATTGTGACCGATCATGTGGGAGCGGGAACCTCCCGCAACACCGGTTCTGATAAACAGACCTATTATAAGCTGACGCTTTGCGGGAACGATCCTGACAGCGTGGGAGATATGGCAGAGACGCTGTTCAGCGGCCAGTGTATGGACGGCGACATTGCCTTGTGTGAAGCGGCATTATCTGCCAGATGTTTTCTAAAGCTTGTTAACCTCGGCGTGAACTTCCCCCAGAACAAGTGGGGGGAATTCGTTGGTTACAAGACGGACCATGATCCCAGGTGCCGTGCTACAAGTGTAGGCCCATACACTTCAAAACAGATGACAGAGTGCCTGGAACAGGCAGTCAGGGAAAAGAATATTAAGATTTTTGACAGGATGCAGGTAATTAAGATTCTTTCCGATGGAGAAAGGGTGTATGGACTGCTTTGTCTGAATTTGAGCTGTCCGGATGATGAAGAAAGACGTTTTGTACTTTTTTCCTGTAAAAATATTGTGTTTGCCACTGGCGGGCCGGCCGGGATGTATGCGGACAGCGTGTATCCGGCCGGACATTATGGATCCAGCGGTCTGGCATTTGAGGCGGGGGCGAAAGGGAAAAATCTGACAGAATGGCAGTATGGGATAGCGTCCATTCATCCGCGGTGGAACGTATCGGGAACCTATATGCAGGTGCTTCCCCGTTTCTTTTCTACGGATGAAAATGGAAATGATGAGCGTGAGTTTTTAATGGATTTCTTTGAAAACAGGGATTCTATGCTCAGCAGTATTTTTCTTAAAGGATATCAATGGCCTTTTGACGTAAGAAAGCTTTCCGGAGGAAGTTCGATCATTGATATTCTGGTATATATGGAAAGAAGCAGAGGCAGACGGATATTTCTTGATTTTCGCGAGAATCCCGGCAGGGAACCGGTGAATTTTGAAAATCTGGATCAGGAGGCCTTTGAATATTTAAACAGGGCAGGCGCATGTTATGGGACACCGATCGAGAGATTAAGCCATATGAATATGCCGGCGGTGGAATTTTATCTTGGAAGAGGAGTAGATTTAAGGACAGAGCCTCTTGAGATTGCAGTGTGTGCTCAGCACAATAATGGAGGTTTAGCAGCTGATGCATGGTGGCATACGGATGTGGAGGGACTTTTTGCGGCCGGCGAGGTCTGCGGTAGCCATGGTGTCTACCGCCCGGGCGGAAGCGCTTTGAATTCCGGCCAGGTCGGCTCAGCAAGAGCTGCGCAGTACATAGCAGCCAGGAGACAGGGAGAGCCTGATAATACGGGTGAAAGTTTTGAAGAAATTGCCGGAAAAGCGGTATATGATGCGGAAAAGATGGTATCGCAGGTTACGGGTAAAAAAGATGGGCGAATCGCAGTGAGAGAGCTTTGGAACCGGGCAGCCGTCCGCATGAGCCGGTTCGGAGCGGCCATACGGAATCCCGAAAAGATTGAACTGGCCATAAAGGAGGTTCAGGAGGAGCTTTCGCATTTAGGTGATTTCGCCTGGGTGGAAGGCGGGAAGGAACTCTGGCGCGCCTTTCGGCTGAGAGATATGCTTATCAGCCAGTTTGTGTATCTCTCTGCTATGAAAGATTATGTTGATCATCAAGGAAGAAGCAGAGGCAGCGCTCTTTACACGGATCTTAGCGGACAAAAGCCAGATCCGAGGCTGCTGGAAGAATTTACATTCTGCCTTGATGACGGCAGCAGTGCAGGTTTGATACAGGAAGCTTCTTATAGAAATGGTAAGGTTCAATTTGAATGGAGAAAGGTAAGAACGATTCCTGAAGATGATAACTTCTTTGAGAATGTGTGGAGGCAGTTCAGAGAAAATCAAAATATTTATTAG